Genomic DNA from Podospora pseudoanserina strain CBS 124.78 chromosome 4, whole genome shotgun sequence:
AATGATGTCACCAAGCTACAGATATCTGTAACTATCAGGTATTGCTCTAAGCTGTGGTGCTCCAGTGATACCTCTGAGTCTGACCTCCAGGTCCGTAGACCACTAGGCCGGATCCCGTTCTCTCAGACTCCTGGCACGCCACCTTGGAATGGCAGTCAGCACAGAAGAAGTCAACATAGTCCCAGCAGTACACATAACTGCAGAAGCAGAAAGGAGCTGACAATATGCAGCATAGGTTCCTCCATAGCCTGTGAACCGCCATTCCAAGCTCAGTTAGCCCTGCCATAGACCACGCTGTCAATGAGGTGGTAATTGATACTCACTCGGTGCCTTTACGGACTTCCTCCCGTTCAACCGTGGTGACCTGGCGGCAGAATGGACATTTAACCTTTGGGGGGCTTGAGGGATCAAATTGCACATTTCCCAACATCTGGAGGGGGGTGGCCAACAGCTCAGCATTTAGTGCTGTTTGACCCATGATGGTAGTGCTGCTCGAGTTTGAGGTAGATCGATGAATGTGTGCTCCAACAAATTGACGGGAGTACAGAGTGATTGAGCATAGGACCTAGGCATCTATACCAACACTCCTGGTTTTGCCTTAGCTGAAACAGGAACAAGCCATTCACAGCGGCATTACGGCGGCGCCACGAAAGCCACTGTCCGCAACGTGGGCTAGTTTTGTGTACAGTATGCTTGGACCATTGTCACTCAACCTGCCCACGGTTACTAATTGAAACTGAAAGTCAAGGTAGGTATGAATCCGTTGAAGCGACAAACGCGCCGGTCCGCCGTGACAACTCTGTCTTGCATTCGGCATTATAAACCCAGAGGCCGGAAGTTAGGAAGGTTTACCTATCAGCTCTCGCTTATATTTTGCTTAATCGTATACACCATCTCACGCCACCGCCCAAGTCACATGGCGTTTTCCTTtttgtggcttgctgctgccacaaAACCCGACAATTACCCCGCTCTGGCTGGCTTTGGATCTCGCTTTCTCCCGGCGATAATCAGCGTTTTGTTAAGGATACTGTCTCTCTTGCACCATGGAGCCTAGTAATCTCGAACCTCCATCATATACCTCTGCAGTCACCAATAATTCTTGCCAGCTTCAAGTCGGTGCTGGCGGATTGCCGCCACCTCCTTATGCTGCAACGTTGCCAACCCCTTTCTCTCCGACAGCAGAACGAGAGGATATCATCCAAACGATACCTCTTCACCTTTTACACGAATATGACCACGGCCCATATATCCGGTGGATCGACTGCCCATTCTGCTTAAAAGGCACTCCTGTAAGAAGGGCCGTAACCAGGGGTTTTCAGTAAGTCAAAAACAGTCAACTCTATGGCGTCTGGACCAATTCAACGTGCTAAACTGGTTCCCCGCGCGCTCCACGCAGCAACGGTGTATTGAAGATGTGGCTGGGCTGGTCCATCATCACAGGAGGCATCGGGATGTTTTACCGACCAACCCATAACGACACGGTCGATTACTTTTGCGGTGACTGCCAAAACAAGGTGGCAACGAGCCATCCAGACAAGGGCCCGATGGAGACGTTTGGACCAGGGGGTCATAGTCGAACATTTGATAGGTAGACAAGGTAGACTCTAATTCAGCGAGTGTTTTAGCCCAAGCCGAACTGGCTCCACATCCAGCctgttgggttggatgatTTGGCAAGTCTTGAAATTGTCTATCTACCTATTTACCTAGGAGGAGGCTTGTAGATGCAGTAGCGTAAATTCTCATGGCAAGATTCACCAAACCTGATGCCACCTTGGAGGATTTGCCTCGCCGACTTTCGCTTCGGCAGAGCCAAGTTCGACTAAATCCAGTCATCAATTCTATACGGAGCCCTACTTCTGGGCATTCAGGCTTGGCTTTTACCAGCTTTATGGGTTGCTCTCGGCAAACAGGCAGTGTGCCAGTAGCTAACCATCCAAATCCGAACTAGCCAAAGAATAGCAGCTCGTACACCAACTGCGCCTCTTTATTGATATTTCACCTGGCAGGCAAGGCAGAAAACCCGTGCTTGGTGTGGAGCATATGCGAGGTTCTTATGTCCTTTTAGTTTATGCTCGGAAAACAAATGTCGAGTCACTGCCAAGCTTGTGTTCATGTGCGCGAGAGCGCGTGGTTTAAAGGAACCGCGCTCGCCTGCTGCCACATTCCTGAAGAAAGGCCTCCCTACAAACACCTCTTGTCGCACCCCAGCTAGAGAATCAACACTATCCCTTCATTATGTCGCAAAAAGTTGAGCGATCACCTACAGAGCTCCCTCTGGCCAATCTCCCTAGTCCAGCCGTCGATGGTGTATCGCCACCTGAGTACAGTGCTGGTCCTGGTAGTCCAGGGGCCCTACAAACGCCGACCCCTGCCGTCACCGCCCAACCAAAGGCGACAGCACCACCTACAGCCACGCCTGGTCAGATCATTATAACACCTCTCAATCAGATTGGTGAGCGGACGCAATGGATCCAGTGTCCATTTTGTTTGCAGACGTCCAAGATACAAGTCCGAAAG
This window encodes:
- a CDS encoding hypothetical protein (antiSMASH:Cluster_8), yielding MGQTALNAELLATPLQMLGNVQFDPSSPPKVKCPFCRQVTTVEREEVRKGTELWRNLCCILSAPFCFCSYVYCWDYVDFFCADCHSKVACQESERTGSGLVVYGPGGQTQRYHWSTTA
- a CDS encoding hypothetical protein (antiSMASH:Cluster_8) translates to MEPSNLEPPSYTSAVTNNSCQLQVGAGGLPPPPYAATLPTPFSPTAEREDIIQTIPLHLLHEYDHGPYIRWIDCPFCLKGTPVRRAVTRGFHNGVLKMWLGWSIITGGIGMFYRPTHNDTVDYFCGDCQNKVATSHPDKGPMETFGPGGHSRTFDR